One genomic region from Rhizomicrobium palustre encodes:
- a CDS encoding AMP nucleosidase, which yields MTPILSEDVATDLVTCATPEEAFDRLVMLYDHAIAQIETSFAAFARDEAKHGPDPVYPYLCVDVEFTEEHRSTGLAFGKVTAPGRYGTTITQPRLFHNYLIEQLSLLKLKYKTTIYVGQSRTSIPLTFAVARASAIDAVKRRKLIEYFALPRLDAAHDQIADGGEWPGPGPAPLSLFSAERVDYSLHRLRHYTGTDARYFQNFVLFTNYQRYIDEFAVYCQNEVAGGRARAFVEPGNRITEPGKPPSIPPLAKQPQMPAYHLVKPNSMGITLVNIGVGPSNAKTITDHIAVLRPHVWLMVGHCGGLRANQRLGDYVLAHAYLRDDQVLDEMLPREIPIPAIAEVQVAMTQAVSEVTGGTGQVLKERLRTGTVVTTSDRNWELRFAELSRLFNQSRAIGIDMESATIAANGYRFRVPYGTLLCVSDRPLHGEIKLPGMADAFYEERVSQHLQIGIRALELLREEAQNGTLHSRKLRSFNEPAFR from the coding sequence GTGACACCTATTTTATCTGAAGACGTTGCGACCGATCTCGTCACCTGTGCCACGCCCGAAGAAGCCTTCGACCGGCTGGTGATGCTCTATGACCACGCCATTGCGCAGATCGAAACCTCTTTCGCCGCCTTCGCGCGCGATGAAGCCAAGCACGGGCCTGATCCGGTCTATCCTTATCTCTGCGTCGATGTGGAATTCACCGAAGAGCATCGCTCGACGGGCCTCGCCTTCGGCAAGGTGACCGCGCCGGGGCGCTATGGCACCACCATCACCCAGCCGCGCCTGTTCCACAACTATCTCATCGAACAGCTCTCGCTGTTGAAGCTGAAATATAAGACGACGATCTATGTCGGCCAGTCGCGCACCTCTATTCCGCTGACCTTTGCCGTGGCGCGTGCGTCGGCGATTGATGCCGTCAAGCGGCGCAAGCTGATCGAATACTTCGCCCTGCCGCGCCTCGACGCCGCGCATGACCAAATCGCCGACGGCGGCGAATGGCCGGGCCCGGGACCGGCACCCTTGTCGCTCTTCTCAGCCGAGCGCGTGGATTATTCGCTGCATCGCTTGCGCCATTACACCGGCACGGATGCGCGCTATTTCCAGAACTTCGTGCTCTTCACCAATTACCAGCGCTACATCGACGAATTCGCAGTCTATTGCCAAAACGAAGTAGCGGGCGGGCGCGCGCGCGCCTTTGTCGAGCCGGGCAATCGCATCACCGAGCCGGGCAAACCGCCTTCCATTCCCCCGCTCGCCAAGCAGCCGCAAATGCCGGCCTATCATTTGGTCAAGCCAAACTCGATGGGCATTACCCTGGTCAATATTGGTGTCGGCCCGTCGAATGCGAAAACCATCACCGATCATATCGCGGTACTGCGTCCGCATGTCTGGCTGATGGTCGGCCATTGCGGCGGCTTGCGCGCCAACCAGCGCCTCGGCGATTATGTGCTCGCTCATGCGTACTTGCGTGACGATCAGGTGCTGGACGAGATGCTGCCGCGCGAGATTCCGATTCCCGCCATTGCCGAAGTGCAAGTCGCCATGACCCAGGCGGTGAGCGAGGTTACCGGCGGTACGGGGCAAGTGCTGAAAGAGCGCCTGCGTACCGGTACGGTGGTGACGACCTCTGACCGTAACTGGGAGCTTCGCTTTGCCGAGCTGTCGCGCCTCTTCAACCAGTCGCGCGCTATCGGCATCGATATGGAAAGCGCCACCATCGCGGCGAACGGCTATCGCTTCCGCGTGCCATATGGAACGCTGCTCTGCGTCTCCGACCGCCCCTTACATGGCGAAATCAAGCTGCCGGGCATGGCAGATGCTTTCTATGAAGAGCGCGTCAGCCAGCATCTGCAGATCGGTATCCGGGCGCTGGAATTACTGCGCGAGGAAGCCCAGAACGGCACGCTCCATTCGCGCAAGCTGAGAAGCTTCAACGAACCGGCATTCCGCTAA